GTGCCCGCACCCGGTGAACCTGCCGCGGCTGACGCGCGACGCAGGGTCCCAAAGGTGGCAGACACCGCATGTCTGCGAGAGTTTCACGGCCAGGCCGACCTCATCCACGCAACCGTCAGCTATCCGGCGTGCATTTCCGTGGCAAACCTGGCCAGGCAACTCAGAGGAGCTAAAGCTAGGGCTATACGGCGTTCACGAGACATAAAAGGACATGTGTGGTCGAAGACGTACTACGCCGCTTCCGTCGGCGCGCACTCGTCCGCCACGTTCGACCAGTACGTCGAACGTCTGGAACAGCCTGTCAACAACTAGGCATCAATAGACCCCACGTGTCCCGCACCCTTCGCCCTTCCGTCAAGATGTCAGGAACACATAAGCATCTGGAGGGGAACCCAGAGATGAGCTACAACCAGCCGGGCCCGTACGGTGGGCCGCCCCAGCAGCCCGGGCCGTACGGTCAGCCGGGGCAGCAAGGCCCCTACGGCCAGCCGCCGCAGGCGCCCCAGCCCGGTTACGGCTATCCGCAGC
This portion of the Streptomyces mirabilis genome encodes:
- a CDS encoding transposase, producing the protein MSCGTGGARRTTKGTTENDDRGIVIRVVGVPAPGEPAAADARRRVPKVADTACLREFHGQADLIHATVSYPACISVANLARQLRGAKARAIRRSRDIKGHVWSKTYYAASVGAHSSATFDQYVERLEQPVNN